In the genome of Shewanella glacialimarina, one region contains:
- a CDS encoding 1,4-dihydroxy-2-naphthoate polyprenyltransferase → MQPWILAIRPRTLPAAIGPLLIGNMLALQLAQFSWLIAAISMLCAVLLQISVNLANDYFDFKNGIDTAERLGPVRVTQSGMIAPNTVRNAMILCLLAALLVGSHLILHGGWPIAILAAASILAALCYSGGPYPLASHGLGEVAAFIFFGLVAVVGSYYLQAGETTLTAWLLGCAIGFFNAAIMLVNNTRDITTDTKAGKNTLAVRIGEAQAKVLYQSLLYLPFGIIIAGFLLGALQGWPVLLAGVSLVLARNLSKDFRDNSGEALNPILGKTAKLTMIFSALFSAGLIINFSQI, encoded by the coding sequence ATGCAACCTTGGATTTTGGCTATTCGCCCAAGAACATTGCCAGCGGCAATAGGACCTTTACTTATCGGTAATATGTTAGCGCTTCAGCTAGCACAATTTAGCTGGCTCATTGCCGCTATTTCAATGTTATGTGCCGTGTTACTGCAAATATCAGTCAATTTAGCTAATGACTATTTTGACTTTAAAAATGGTATAGATACCGCAGAAAGACTTGGGCCAGTGCGTGTGACTCAAAGCGGCATGATCGCCCCAAATACGGTACGCAACGCCATGATATTGTGTTTATTGGCAGCCTTATTAGTGGGTTCACACCTTATTTTGCACGGTGGTTGGCCAATTGCCATATTAGCAGCAGCGTCAATTTTAGCGGCACTTTGCTACAGTGGCGGCCCTTACCCTCTGGCATCTCATGGATTAGGTGAAGTTGCAGCATTTATCTTTTTTGGCTTAGTTGCTGTTGTAGGTAGCTACTACCTGCAAGCTGGCGAGACCACATTAACGGCTTGGCTATTAGGCTGTGCAATCGGATTTTTTAACGCCGCCATTATGTTAGTCAATAATACCCGTGATATCACAACCGATACCAAAGCGGGCAAAAACACCCTTGCGGTTCGCATTGGTGAAGCGCAAGCAAAAGTCTTATACCAAAGCTTGTTATATTTACCTTTTGGAATAATCATTGCCGGATTTTTATTGGGTGCACTTCAGGGCTGGCCAGTATTATTAGCAGGCGTATCATTAGTCTTAGCCAGAAACTTAAGTAAAGATTTTAGAGATAACTCAGGAGAAGCGTTAAATCCTATTCTGGGTAAAACAGCTAAACTGACGATGATTTTCAGCGCACTTTTCAGCGCGGGCTTAATTATCAATTTCAGCCAAATCTGA
- a CDS encoding YbaY family lipoprotein encodes MSKFKCVLVGLVGALLVLTGCVMVTPEEPVVVNGYAGYLEKIKLPQGCKINIAVIDFNTPGSIISQKTFDIARAPVPFKFIFPVETIDKNIDYGVVAMITYQGKVIFQTYEKFKVINNNKFTTEVLMKQVK; translated from the coding sequence ATGAGTAAGTTTAAATGTGTTTTAGTGGGTCTTGTTGGCGCATTGTTGGTGTTGACGGGTTGTGTGATGGTTACCCCAGAAGAGCCAGTTGTGGTGAATGGCTATGCCGGTTATCTAGAGAAAATAAAGTTACCTCAAGGCTGTAAAATTAATATCGCGGTGATTGATTTTAATACACCAGGCTCGATTATTTCGCAAAAAACCTTTGATATAGCACGGGCGCCAGTGCCGTTTAAATTTATTTTTCCTGTTGAAACAATAGATAAGAATATTGATTATGGCGTGGTAGCGATGATCACTTATCAGGGTAAAGTGATTTTTCAAACCTATGAGAAATTTAAAGTAATTAATAATAATAAATTCACCACAGAAGTGTTGATGAAACAAGTTAAGTAA
- the tesB gene encoding acyl-CoA thioesterase II yields the protein MSQVLNDLLSLLSLEQIELGLFRGQSQDLGFGHVFGGQVMGQALSAAKQTVSADRYAHSLHSYFLRAGDEKQPIVYDVEIMRDGGSFSARRVKAIQKGRPIFYMTCSFQTIEQGYEHQATMPDVPGPEGLMNQQELAMTMRDKVPAKMLEKFMADSPIEMRLVNPGNPLAPSTSEPVRYVWLRANGIIPNDHSIQEYLLAYASDFNFLVTAAQPHGVSFLTPGIRMATIDHSMWFHRPFNMGEWILYSIESPNAGGGRGFVKGQFFDQQGRLVASATQEGLLRMTKS from the coding sequence ATGAGTCAGGTTTTAAACGATTTATTATCATTATTGTCCCTTGAACAAATTGAGCTGGGGTTATTTCGTGGTCAAAGTCAGGATTTAGGTTTTGGCCATGTCTTTGGCGGTCAGGTGATGGGGCAAGCATTGAGTGCAGCAAAACAGACCGTGAGTGCAGATCGATATGCGCATTCTTTGCATTCTTATTTTTTACGCGCAGGTGATGAAAAACAACCGATTGTCTATGATGTTGAAATCATGCGTGATGGCGGTAGCTTTAGTGCCCGGAGAGTGAAAGCGATTCAAAAAGGCCGTCCGATTTTTTATATGACCTGCTCATTCCAAACGATCGAGCAAGGGTATGAACATCAAGCGACTATGCCTGATGTACCGGGACCAGAAGGATTGATGAATCAGCAAGAACTGGCCATGACGATGCGCGATAAAGTGCCAGCAAAGATGCTTGAGAAATTTATGGCCGATTCGCCAATTGAAATGCGTTTAGTTAACCCAGGTAATCCACTCGCACCTTCAACCAGTGAGCCTGTGCGCTATGTGTGGCTTAGAGCCAACGGCATTATCCCTAATGATCATAGTATTCAAGAGTATCTATTAGCCTATGCCTCTGACTTTAACTTTTTAGTGACTGCAGCCCAGCCCCATGGCGTGTCATTTTTAACCCCTGGTATTCGAATGGCAACGATTGATCATTCTATGTGGTTCCATCGTCCATTTAATATGGGAGAATGGATTTTATACAGCATTGAAAGTCCTAATGCTGGTGGCGGTCGTGGCTTTGTAAAAGGTCAGTTTTTTGATCAGCAAGGTCGCCTAGTGGCTTCGGCAACCCAGGAAGGTTTATTGAGAATGACTAAGTCGTAA